The following proteins are encoded in a genomic region of Tenacibaculum sp. 190524A05c:
- a CDS encoding DUF5723 family protein — protein MKKILLAVVILITYSVTAQNKQILYGFDNIPQTLLLNPGVETNYKYHVGIPLISGISAHANISGFTIADLFRSDNVDFNTKLDNVINQLGNNDYLSINTQIEVINAGYQLNEKDYLSVGFYTELDIFSSIPKDFLELLRDGNGANINRSFLFSRISTKADALGVLHFGISRKFNEKFIAGGRLKIYSGMLNVLSNNNKGSFTTRLGTNGIYQHTLSNLDLAGYSSGFYNENGESDLTAKDVLGNAFFGPNLGLGIDIGFTYKVDEQTEFSASLLDIGFIGYSDRVRNGTVQGNYVFDGIEFQYDGTNPNYWQDLNDDLNDNIPRSENTESYSVMRPIKFNAALHHYFGKTRKEATCYDISYRNYFDNAVGAQLFSVVRPNGPQFAFTGFYQRRLSQKFTTRVTYTVDDFSYTNFGIGISAHIWKVNLYGAVDNVFDLSDIADANSASFQFGINMLFK, from the coding sequence AACATTATTGTTAAATCCTGGGGTAGAAACAAATTATAAATATCACGTAGGTATTCCATTAATTTCGGGGATTTCAGCGCATGCTAATATTTCTGGATTCACAATTGCAGACCTTTTTAGATCTGATAACGTTGATTTTAATACGAAGTTAGACAATGTAATAAATCAATTAGGAAATAATGATTATTTATCTATCAATACTCAAATTGAAGTTATCAATGCAGGATATCAATTAAATGAAAAGGATTATTTGAGTGTAGGTTTTTATACTGAATTAGATATTTTCTCAAGTATTCCAAAAGACTTTTTGGAGTTATTGAGAGATGGAAATGGAGCAAATATCAATAGAAGTTTTCTTTTTTCTAGAATAAGTACAAAAGCAGACGCTTTAGGAGTGTTACACTTTGGTATTTCGAGAAAGTTCAATGAGAAATTTATTGCTGGAGGTAGATTAAAGATTTATTCAGGAATGTTGAATGTGCTATCAAACAATAATAAAGGAAGTTTTACTACACGTCTTGGAACTAATGGTATTTATCAACATACATTGAGTAATTTAGATTTGGCAGGATATTCTTCTGGATTTTATAATGAAAATGGAGAGTCTGATTTAACTGCGAAAGATGTTTTAGGGAATGCTTTTTTCGGACCAAATTTAGGTTTAGGTATAGATATTGGATTTACCTATAAAGTCGACGAGCAAACTGAGTTTTCTGCTAGTTTATTAGATATTGGTTTTATAGGATATTCTGATAGAGTAAGAAATGGAACTGTGCAAGGTAATTATGTTTTCGATGGAATAGAATTTCAGTATGACGGAACTAACCCAAATTATTGGCAAGATTTGAATGATGATCTTAATGATAATATACCTAGAAGTGAGAATACAGAGTCATATTCTGTAATGCGACCAATTAAATTTAATGCTGCTTTACATCATTATTTTGGTAAAACAAGAAAGGAAGCAACATGTTATGATATTTCATATCGTAATTACTTCGATAATGCTGTTGGTGCACAATTATTTTCAGTTGTTCGACCTAATGGTCCCCAATTCGCATTTACAGGATTTTATCAGAGACGCTTATCGCAAAAATTCACTACAAGAGTAACTTATACTGTTGATGATTTTTCATATACGAACTTTGGTATTGGAATATCAGCCCATATTTGGAAGGTAAATCTTTATGGAGCAGTTGATAATGTATTTGATCTTTCCGATATTGCAGATGCGAATAGTGCTTCTTTTCAATTCGGTATTAATATGTTATTCAAATAA
- a CDS encoding RagB/SusD family nutrient uptake outer membrane protein, with translation MKKIKLLFVAGLLAISYSCGDEFLANDGASGNSQPTQELTSAQLAEGALTNPGIPAAFLSGVYALQVQVRSGDTGGVNSPNHDDFGQKGYDIYGDFMSSDMALSASNFGWYRASFSELQVGENFTFGDNRQLWRYYYKMVGSANLVINNLGGNDFIPETDANKYSLGQAKALRAHSYFNLAQYFQKEYNASEPILPMPIGETSGNLAKSTAQEVYEQMEEDLNSAISLLSGFNRTAKNQVNQDVARMILAYVLAAKGGRDADVAALTQQVINGGSYTMLAAADVTNGFNDVNSNSWMWGVDITPELSLGLISWWGQVDAYSFSYAWAGDFKVIDQTLFDAIPANDARKAQFFDDPTNASGTGRHLQPLLKFYYSPAVAGTTSFGSGPNVGITGDYVYMRIEEAYLLNAEAQARAGNDGAARTSLKALLARRVPDNSYVDALSGQALLDEIYLQTRIELWGEGKSYFAMKRNKATITRGTNHLNFVGVAIPYNDERLTFEIPQDEIQNNPFITDQNL, from the coding sequence ATGAAAAAAATTAAATTATTATTTGTCGCTGGTTTATTAGCTATTTCATATAGTTGTGGTGACGAATTTTTAGCAAATGATGGTGCATCCGGAAATAGCCAGCCTACGCAAGAGTTAACTTCTGCTCAATTAGCAGAAGGAGCGTTAACTAACCCTGGAATTCCTGCTGCTTTTTTAAGTGGTGTATATGCACTTCAAGTTCAAGTAAGATCTGGTGATACTGGAGGAGTTAATAGCCCGAACCATGATGACTTCGGACAGAAAGGATATGATATATATGGAGATTTCATGTCAAGTGATATGGCATTAAGTGCTAGTAACTTTGGATGGTATCGTGCAAGTTTCTCTGAATTACAAGTAGGTGAGAACTTTACTTTTGGAGATAACAGACAATTATGGAGATACTACTATAAAATGGTTGGTTCTGCTAATTTAGTAATTAACAACCTTGGTGGTAATGACTTCATTCCTGAAACAGATGCAAATAAATATTCATTAGGACAAGCTAAAGCTTTAAGAGCTCATTCTTATTTTAATTTAGCTCAATATTTTCAAAAAGAATATAATGCATCTGAACCAATTTTACCAATGCCGATTGGTGAGACTTCAGGTAACTTAGCTAAATCTACTGCCCAAGAGGTTTATGAGCAAATGGAAGAAGATTTAAATTCTGCTATTTCTCTATTAAGTGGATTCAACAGAACTGCTAAAAACCAAGTGAATCAAGATGTTGCTCGTATGATTTTAGCATACGTTTTAGCCGCGAAAGGTGGTAGAGATGCTGATGTTGCAGCTTTAACTCAGCAAGTAATAAACGGTGGATCTTACACTATGTTAGCTGCAGCTGACGTTACAAATGGATTCAACGATGTAAATTCTAATAGCTGGATGTGGGGTGTAGACATTACTCCAGAATTAAGTTTAGGTTTAATTTCTTGGTGGGGTCAAGTTGATGCTTACTCATTTAGTTATGCATGGGCTGGTGACTTTAAGGTAATTGATCAAACTTTATTTGATGCTATTCCTGCTAATGATGCAAGAAAAGCGCAGTTCTTTGATGATCCAACTAATGCTTCAGGTACAGGAAGACACTTACAACCATTATTGAAATTTTACTACTCTCCTGCCGTTGCTGGTACAACATCTTTCGGATCAGGACCTAATGTAGGTATTACTGGTGATTATGTTTACATGCGTATAGAAGAAGCTTATTTATTAAATGCGGAAGCTCAAGCTAGAGCAGGAAATGACGGAGCTGCAAGAACATCTTTAAAAGCTTTATTGGCAAGAAGAGTTCCAGATAACTCATATGTAGATGCTTTAAGCGGACAAGCTTTATTAGATGAAATCTATTTACAAACTCGTATTGAATTATGGGGAGAAGGTAAGAGTTACTTTGCTATGAAGCGTAACAAAGCGACAATTACAAGAGGTACTAACCACTTAAACTTTGTTGGTGTTGCTATTCCTTATAATGACGAAAGATTAACATTTGAAATTCCACAAGACGAAATTCAAAATAATCCTTTCATTACTGATCAAAACTTATAA
- the rlmB gene encoding 23S rRNA (guanosine(2251)-2'-O)-methyltransferase RlmB, with protein MEQSTVIFGIRAIIEAIESGSTLEKVYLQKGLRGDLFFQLDKLLKKGKISTSVVPVEKLNRLSKHNNHQGAVARISPVEFANLEEIIEDTLNSDKTPLFLVLDQLSDVRNFGAIIRTAECTGVDAIIIQKSGSAPVNSETIKTSAGAAFKLPICKVDHIKDAIFQLQAADIKLVAATEKTEDSLYDIDLNQPVAIIMGSEHKGVSNSILKMVDYKGKLPLLGEIESLNVSVACGAFLYETIRQRM; from the coding sequence ATGGAACAATCTACAGTTATTTTTGGTATTAGAGCGATTATTGAAGCAATCGAAAGTGGATCTACTCTTGAAAAGGTGTATCTACAAAAAGGTCTTCGTGGTGATTTATTTTTTCAATTAGATAAACTTCTTAAAAAAGGTAAAATATCAACGAGTGTTGTACCTGTCGAAAAATTAAATCGTTTATCAAAACACAACAACCACCAAGGAGCTGTAGCAAGAATTTCACCTGTTGAATTTGCCAATTTGGAAGAAATCATTGAAGATACTTTAAATTCCGACAAAACTCCTTTATTTTTAGTCTTAGATCAACTATCAGACGTTCGTAATTTTGGTGCAATAATCAGAACGGCGGAATGTACAGGAGTTGATGCAATCATCATCCAAAAAAGTGGAAGTGCTCCAGTTAATTCAGAAACAATCAAAACTTCAGCAGGAGCCGCCTTTAAATTGCCCATTTGTAAGGTTGACCATATAAAAGATGCTATTTTTCAACTGCAAGCTGCTGACATAAAACTTGTAGCAGCAACAGAGAAAACAGAAGATTCTTTATATGACATAGACTTAAACCAACCTGTTGCAATTATAATGGGATCTGAGCATAAAGGTGTAAGTAATTCAATTCTTAAAATGGTCGATTATAAAGGTAAATTACCACTTCTTGGTGAAATCGAATCTTTAAACGTTTCAGTGGCATGTGGAGCATTCCTTTATGAAACAATCCGCCAAAGGATGTAA
- a CDS encoding rhomboid family intramembrane serine protease produces the protein MNQNNDFKFSNNVIGIPLAFVFIIWFVYWIEIKFGMNFNKLGVLPRTLSGFKGVFFTHFIHSDTKHLFNNSVPLFVLLMSLMYFYRSVALKVLIYGGLLTGLLTWIIGRESYHIGASGIVYLLFSFVFFSGIIKSHYRLVAMSLITIFLYGSMIWYVFPIKEGMSWEGHLSGLLTGIFFAVVYRKYGIVKEKYVFSKTEFDERFDEDGNYIEPSAEEEVQIPSIQYRYIYKTQEEE, from the coding sequence ATGAATCAAAACAATGACTTTAAATTTTCTAATAATGTTATTGGAATTCCTTTAGCGTTTGTATTTATTATTTGGTTTGTATACTGGATAGAAATAAAATTTGGAATGAATTTTAATAAATTAGGTGTTCTTCCAAGGACATTAAGCGGTTTTAAAGGTGTTTTCTTTACTCATTTTATTCATAGTGACACAAAGCATCTTTTTAATAATTCTGTGCCTCTTTTCGTTTTATTAATGAGTTTAATGTATTTCTACAGATCGGTTGCTTTGAAAGTTCTCATATATGGAGGATTATTAACAGGGTTATTGACTTGGATAATTGGACGAGAATCCTATCATATTGGTGCTAGCGGTATAGTTTATTTATTGTTTAGTTTTGTTTTCTTTAGTGGAATTATAAAGAGTCATTATCGTTTAGTAGCAATGTCTTTAATTACTATATTTCTTTATGGAAGTATGATATGGTACGTTTTTCCAATCAAAGAAGGAATGTCTTGGGAAGGACATCTATCTGGATTACTTACTGGAATATTTTTCGCAGTGGTATACCGAAAGTATGGAATCGTTAAGGAAAAGTATGTGTTTTCTAAAACGGAATTCGACGAAAGATTTGATGAAGATGGTAATTATATAGAACCTTCTGCAGAAGAGGAGGTTCAAATACCATCAATTCAATATAGATATATTTATAAGACTCAAGAAGAAGAATAA
- a CDS encoding replication-associated recombination protein A yields MSAPLAERVRPKTIDDYLSQQHLVGENGILTQHIRQGIIPSLILWGPPGVGKTTLANIIANESKRPFYTLSAISSGVKDVREVIDKAKKSGGLFTQKNPILFIDEIHRFSKSQQDSLLGAVEKGWVTLIGATTENPSFEVIPALLSRCQVYILNSFDKQDLINLVHRAIEKDELLAQKEITLKETDALLQVSGGDARKLLNIFELLVASEEKIEITNDLVLSKIQKNTVRYDKTGEQHYDIISAFIKSIRGSDPNATVYWLARMIEGGEDVKFIARRLLISASEDIGNANPTALILANNTFQAVSVIGFPEARIILSQCAVYLANSPKSNASYMAIGEAQNLVRKTGDLSVPLHLRNAPTKLMKDLDYGKDYLYSHNYENNFVNQEFMPDEIVNTKLYEPGNNQRENSFRAILKQRWKDKYNY; encoded by the coding sequence ATGAGTGCACCTTTGGCAGAAAGAGTTCGTCCTAAAACAATTGATGATTATTTAAGTCAACAACACTTGGTTGGTGAAAATGGTATTCTGACACAACATATTCGTCAGGGTATTATTCCTTCTTTAATTCTTTGGGGACCACCGGGAGTTGGAAAAACAACATTGGCTAATATTATCGCTAACGAGTCAAAACGTCCATTTTACACCTTAAGTGCAATCAGCTCTGGCGTTAAAGATGTTAGGGAAGTAATTGATAAAGCTAAAAAGAGCGGCGGACTATTTACTCAAAAAAATCCAATTCTTTTTATAGATGAAATTCATCGATTTAGTAAATCTCAACAAGATTCATTACTTGGAGCAGTAGAAAAAGGCTGGGTTACTCTAATAGGAGCAACAACGGAAAACCCAAGTTTTGAAGTCATACCTGCCCTACTCTCTCGTTGTCAAGTTTATATTCTAAACTCCTTTGACAAACAAGATCTAATCAATCTAGTACATAGAGCAATTGAAAAAGATGAGTTACTCGCCCAAAAAGAAATAACCTTAAAAGAAACTGATGCTCTCCTACAAGTTTCTGGAGGAGACGCTAGAAAACTTCTAAATATTTTCGAACTTTTGGTCGCTTCGGAGGAAAAGATAGAAATTACCAACGATCTAGTACTTTCAAAGATCCAAAAAAATACGGTTAGATATGATAAAACTGGTGAACAGCATTATGACATTATATCCGCATTTATAAAATCCATCAGAGGGAGTGATCCTAATGCAACAGTATATTGGTTAGCACGAATGATTGAAGGTGGAGAAGATGTAAAGTTTATTGCGAGGAGATTACTTATCTCAGCGAGTGAAGATATAGGTAATGCTAATCCTACTGCACTTATACTGGCTAATAACACTTTCCAAGCGGTTTCTGTAATCGGATTCCCAGAAGCTAGGATTATTTTAAGCCAATGTGCTGTTTACTTAGCGAATTCACCTAAAAGTAATGCTTCCTATATGGCGATTGGCGAAGCTCAGAATTTGGTTCGTAAAACTGGTGACTTATCGGTTCCTTTACATTTAAGAAATGCCCCAACTAAATTGATGAAAGATTTAGATTATGGTAAAGATTATCTGTATTCTCATAATTACGAGAACAATTTTGTTAATCAAGAATTTATGCCTGATGAAATTGTGAATACGAAATTATATGAACCTGGAAATAATCAGAGAGAAAATAGTTTTAGAGCTATCTTGAAACAACGATGGAAAGATAAATACAATTATTAA